The Gossypium hirsutum isolate 1008001.06 chromosome A03, Gossypium_hirsutum_v2.1, whole genome shotgun sequence genome contains the following window.
ATGATAGAAAAGAAAACATATGAATGAGATTTCCCTGTCTCTTCTCTCTATTCATCTGCATTCTTCGattcaaaaaaaatacaaactcgATTTGGTAATTATTGAACCGAGCTCAAGATAGAGCTGAATTCAAGCTTAATAATACTAGACACGAACAGCTCACGAGCATTATCGagctttatattattaaattacgttattgctcttaatatttattattaacccTAAACTTAATTATTGAGTCAAGCTCGAGCTTAAAAATAGATGTTTGATCAAGCTCAAGCCGAGTATCAACTTTTGAATTTCGAGTCAAGCTCAAGCTCGAGCTTGACAGTATTTGGGCTCGGCTCAGCTCGATAACACCCCTAAATTAGACCACCAATTCCCAGTTTGACCGCCAGTCTTACCAGtccagaaattaaaaaaagaaaaattcagaaaaataagtaaaattagaaaaaagaaaaaaacacaattaaatagCAATAATGACAAACTCAATTATAAAttccaaattcaaatttaaacccaaatttaagtggttaattttAAAGGATTTGGGCTCAGTTGGACCAGTTGGTTTTTAGAATGGTTTTTTTTTCCGGTTTGGTCcatgaaatttgggataaaaacaTAAACAAACAGGTTCTAATGGCTTTTTCCCAGTTTCAAGTGATTCACTCTAAAACCAGTCCAAGCCCTCTATCCGGACCGGTATACCAACCATTTACCGGTTCGACTGGCCGGTCCTGTTTAAACAACATTAGTTTTTCCCCATTAAAATTCCAATATATCCCCCctccctccttttttttttttggctcttCTGCATTATCTCTATTCTCTTCATTGTTCTCTTCTCTTCGAAAGACCTTCCCTAAAGAATCACCAAATCCAAACAACAAATTGCTCCTAGGAGTATTTGGGGTTACTGATTTTGACTCTATCTTTGCTTCTACTTTTTAATGAAATAGCTCTCATGCATATGGTTTGGTCAATGCTTAAACACAAATCTTTTGAACTCAAAGTAATGATCCAGAATTCTAACTGATGATTAACTCCGGCCTGCGACTATATCATGTTTGTGAATAGCATGCAACAAGAGATAGACACCCAGAAATATTCTTTATGAGTTCCATCAAGAACTAGTGCAAAGAGCTCAGGACTTTACATTATCGGTGTAACACCATTCTCAGACTCACGACTGTTTCCTCACACATGCACAAGAAAAGACGAATTTGAAATGGAGTGATTTCAATTCAAATACCTTTGTTTTTATGGATATTGGCAGGAACGTGATCGTTTGAAGCAGCTGTTCTGTCCAACAATACCTGAAGCAACAGGTAAATGTAGTAGTTTAGTATTCAACAGAAGACATATACGGGATGGAATATATTTTAGAACTGTTGGACTGCTCGTGGTTCGTTCCAGTCCTTTAAAAACCTAAATTATCTTTGTGGGGGGGCCAACAGATGATCGAGTTACCCACCACATATTATCACCAATCTCCAAACCACAAGAGATGAAGGCAAACTAACCACATAAGAAATTTGCAAAGACATAAATAGAGAATCTATTTCCTTCAATTCAAATCCTTAAAGCCTTTGAGCACAAAGCATTCATGTAGAGCATCATAGAAACCAATAAACAATAGACTAAATTTCCAGGAGAAAATTAAAAAAGGGGATAAATGTACCAAACATTCCTAGACTATTTCCTAGAATCCATAAAGTATCAATACTATATCAATCATGACCTTCCATCAACTTAAACGCCAGTTTAGGCgttaaaaatcaatttagatTCACCGTGGAGCATTTATAAAACATGTGATCAAATTGTACATAAGTGTGTACCTACTGTATGAACAGTTTGAATCTAACATACTAAAAAACAGACTGTCAGAGTGCTCTCTAACACGTTAGATCCAAGTAGTTCACAGGTACACACATGTTTGCAATTTGAACTCTGTGTACCTATGTTTGCAATTTCACCTATGTGCTTAAAATATACTCTACGACTAATGGAGCTTAACTCAAAATTCAGAGCTTGATACTTGGCTTGAGATCAACTCAATTTCTAAGCTCATTACTCGAGCTCGAGCTTGTTCATAATTAAGCTCTTTCTGTACATTAagtgtaaaaatataattttataatataaaaaagatattaaaatgaaaGCATTACAGTGCTCGACTTCGGCTCAATCAATAGCTCGAGCTCGAGTTCAACCTTGGCTCGATAATTACCAAATAAAATTCAAGTTTGTTTCAAGTCAAACCCGAATAACTTGTGAGCACCAGTTTCTCATTTACACCCCTATCAACTACAGGTTTGAGCTGGCACTTACAACTCAATCATTCAAGCCATAGCTTGATGATGTCAAGTGCAATTAACCCTTAATAATCCCCACACAATTCAAATACAACACAAAATACAAACTTTTTACCAAAACCGACAATCCCCAAACCATGCAATAGGAAGATAGAAAAATGGAAGTGCAAAAGGAAATACCTCGAGACCAACACAAAATGGTAGTTCAACTGGTTTATCAGATTGATTATCAGCTGAAGAATCTTTATTATCTAAGTAAACCGAGTAACCAACACAAGCATACTTGAAATCAGTGAGTGTACGGCCTTCCTTTGAAGCTTCCAATTCAGATTCCCCAATTATGTACCTAGGTACTAATCATAAGTTTAATTCAGTTCATACCCATAAAAAAAGCATataaaatggaaaagagagagaaagagaccTTGTTGGAGAGTTCTAGGGATGCCAACGCAAGTAGGGTTTTGGGATTTAGATTTAAGAGCGGAAGAGTAATAAAGGCAACCCTTGCATGATTTCCCTTTGGATCCTTGGATTTGGTTTTGATTGTTAGGGTTAGAGTTGGAATTAGGGTTTTGATTTTGGGTTTCGATTTTCGACTCTTCTTTGTTCATCTTCCTTAAGGTTTAGAGATTGGATTATACTCTCTCTGCAACTGCAATGGCGACCGCAACGCGCGCGTTTTAAAGGTTGGAGATTTTTCTTTTCCTGATTTGGGCAGTTtgccttttccttcttttttctgTTCCAATTATTAAGAAATGAAATTGTGGGAGGAGTATAAACAAAGCTGTAATTTTGCAATTTCGATCCTTTAAACTTGAAATCATTTCTaattcatcctcaaaattttgttttattctattttaattttgcACAATTagctttttcaattttaatttattaataaataaaatttaattcaatatacataaaattttaattaggacAAGCGATTGCTTGAATTACATCTATAAAATTGCGCCtttgatttaattatttctatttatgAAAACAAATAATAAGTAGACTTAAAATAACGTCATGTCTATCTATgttaattacaataaaaaaaggGTCAAAGCaatatttagtccctaaatttgataacttttttcattttgatctttgaatttttttgttcacattaatctcaaaatttgacaatttttctGAATTTGATCCCTAAACATAGATGCCATTAAAGTATGATGTTGTAACACTTTAAAATTATGCTATATCATCACttgatgttttttaatttttaaagaaaaattactaACTTCAAAAACTAATGTAGACCAAAAGAGAAAATttcagggattaaattaaaaaaattacaaagtttaaaaactaaatattacttttatctcaaatcaaaattgtacataCATTTATACTAAACCGAAACTACgttaaattaaaatccaaaatatatttttgaagtttaattttttttcacaattgaggtcaatcaaaatattcaaatatacTAAATCACTTTTAGAAAGACTTAATGAAAAATTTAACCACTAACATTTGTATGTTTTGTCAAAATAATTGTATCTTTGAGCTTTTTTGACCTTcaatctttgttcttttttttcaataTGCTTTTTCTTATAGATTTAATGATAGTACCAAgataatatgaaattatatatgtgaaatatttctaataaaa
Protein-coding sequences here:
- the LOC107927813 gene encoding uncharacterized protein, coding for MNKEESKIETQNQNPNSNSNPNNQNQIQGSKGKSCKGCLYYSSALKSKSQNPTCVGIPRTLQQVPRYIIGESELEASKEGRTLTDFKYACVGYSVYLDNKDSSADNQSDKPVELPFCVGLEVLLDRTAASNDHVPANIHKNKDTHVLPQPRTQRSRPSTGDEFYNRFKRNAGLVASSVVKNMNKIGNRIKETLDDILYRRPK